In the genome of Hyphobacterium sp. CCMP332, one region contains:
- a CDS encoding MoaD/ThiS family protein, translating to MQVKLLAFGIAKEILKKKELTLHLESGTKIADLKNKLVNEYPGFHKLRSLKFAINEDYQSDEYQIKENEEVVIIPPVSGG from the coding sequence ATGCAGGTTAAGCTCTTGGCCTTTGGAATTGCAAAAGAAATACTAAAAAAGAAGGAGTTGACTCTTCATCTTGAATCGGGCACTAAAATAGCAGATCTAAAAAACAAACTGGTAAATGAATATCCTGGTTTTCATAAACTTAGAAGTCTAAAATTTGCAATAAACGAAGATTATCAGTCCGATGAATATCAGATCAAGGAAAACGAAGAAGTTGTGATCATTCCACCTGTAAGTGGAGGGTAA
- the modB gene encoding molybdate ABC transporter permease subunit — translation MDLNPIWLSLKLAFFSSLILMLIGIPIAYWLAFSKNKIRSFIETLVSMPLVLPPTVLGFYFLFFFSPDKFPASFLKEYFGIDILFSFQGLVFASVVYSMPFMVNPIRSAFASMDKSIIEASWVLGKSKLNTILNVIIPNTKNSIITAFAMAFAHTLGEFGLVLMIGGNIPDKTRVASIAIYDSVEALDYNSANIYSLVIIVIAFLILFGLNLFNKRIL, via the coding sequence ATCGATCTAAATCCCATATGGCTTTCGCTAAAACTGGCTTTTTTTAGTTCATTAATTTTGATGTTAATAGGCATTCCCATTGCTTATTGGCTCGCCTTTAGTAAAAATAAAATTAGATCATTTATCGAAACCCTGGTGAGCATGCCTTTGGTTTTGCCACCTACTGTCTTAGGATTTTACTTTCTTTTTTTTTTCAGTCCTGATAAATTTCCCGCTTCTTTCTTAAAAGAATATTTTGGGATCGATATCCTTTTTTCGTTTCAAGGTCTTGTATTTGCATCTGTGGTTTACAGCATGCCATTTATGGTAAATCCAATTCGTTCCGCTTTTGCCAGTATGGATAAATCCATCATCGAAGCTTCATGGGTACTTGGCAAGTCAAAGCTGAATACGATTTTAAATGTCATTATCCCGAATACCAAGAATTCCATAATTACTGCCTTTGCTATGGCTTTTGCTCACACATTAGGAGAATTTGGCCTCGTATTGATGATTGGAGGAAATATTCCTGATAAAACCAGGGTAGCGTCTATTGCAATTTACGACAGCGTTGAAGCCCTGGATTACAATAGTGCCAATATCTATTCTCTTGTGATTATTGTAATTGCATTTCTCATATTATTTGGACTAAATCTATTCAATAAAAGAATTCTGTAA
- a CDS encoding molybdopterin molybdotransferase MoeA, whose amino-acid sequence MISVEEAEKILSENYRDFGTEKIPIEKSVGRIIREDIIADRDFPPFDRVTMDGIAIRYNAIEKGEKDFSIRGAAAAGDPQKSLREKGACLEVMTGAIMPDGLDTVVPYEKIEIREGKAYLKTEEIKYKQNIHFRVEDRRKGDVLIKSGMKISAAEIGLCATVGKSVVKVSRLPKTIIISTGKELVGINDKPEAHQIRESNVYAIQALLKKVQIEANTMHLPDDYDTIIKILKELLNEFEIIILSGGVSKGKFDFIPNALEELGLKKCFHRIAQRPGKPFWFGTLENKVSVFALPGNPVSSFLCINYYFFDWLNGSIEAYKNQRPLAKLGRDIEFKADLTYFLEVNLEYTEKAELIAFPNKGNGSGDLANLTNNSAFTILPRGREIYKKGEVFPVLIYR is encoded by the coding sequence ATGATCAGCGTTGAAGAAGCCGAAAAAATTCTATCCGAGAATTACAGAGATTTTGGGACCGAAAAAATCCCCATTGAAAAATCAGTCGGAAGAATTATAAGAGAAGATATAATAGCAGATCGCGATTTTCCGCCATTCGATCGTGTAACAATGGACGGCATCGCTATTCGATATAATGCTATTGAAAAAGGCGAAAAAGATTTTTCTATAAGAGGTGCCGCTGCTGCCGGTGATCCGCAAAAATCATTGAGAGAAAAAGGGGCTTGTCTGGAAGTAATGACCGGAGCAATAATGCCAGATGGCCTGGATACGGTAGTCCCTTATGAAAAAATAGAAATAAGAGAAGGTAAAGCTTATCTGAAAACAGAAGAAATTAAATACAAACAGAATATTCACTTCAGGGTAGAAGATCGTAGAAAAGGGGATGTATTGATTAAATCCGGAATGAAAATTTCAGCGGCTGAAATCGGCCTTTGTGCCACGGTTGGAAAATCTGTAGTTAAGGTCAGTCGGCTTCCAAAAACAATTATTATATCAACAGGAAAAGAACTTGTAGGGATAAACGATAAGCCCGAGGCACATCAAATTAGAGAAAGTAATGTATATGCCATTCAGGCCCTTCTAAAAAAAGTTCAAATTGAAGCGAATACAATGCATTTACCGGATGATTATGATACCATAATCAAAATTCTCAAAGAACTTTTAAATGAATTTGAAATAATTATTTTAAGCGGTGGTGTATCGAAAGGAAAATTTGATTTTATCCCCAATGCGTTAGAAGAATTGGGCTTGAAAAAATGTTTTCACAGAATTGCGCAAAGGCCCGGAAAACCGTTTTGGTTTGGAACCCTCGAAAATAAGGTAAGTGTATTTGCACTTCCCGGAAATCCGGTTTCATCTTTTTTGTGTATCAATTATTACTTTTTCGATTGGCTAAACGGTTCAATTGAAGCTTATAAAAACCAAAGGCCATTAGCAAAATTGGGTAGAGATATTGAATTCAAAGCAGATCTTACTTATTTTTTGGAAGTCAATCTGGAGTATACAGAAAAAGCTGAACTCATAGCTTTCCCAAACAAAGGGAATGGGTCGGGAGATCTTGCGAATTTAACCAACAACTCTGCTTTTACTATTCTTCCAAGGGGACGTGAAATTTATAAAAAAGGTGAAGTTTTTCCTGTCCTGATCTACCGATAA
- a CDS encoding molybdenum cofactor biosynthesis protein MoaE, with the protein MIEIKIKEEKLDCGFCLDFVRHHEAGGIATFIGTVRNQTNGKTVERLEFESYIPMAEKEMLKIAQFIESKWDAHNICIHHRIGVLEVGETAVVIAISTPHRKAAFEACQYAIDTLKENVPIWKKEFFEDGEVWVATHP; encoded by the coding sequence ATGATTGAAATTAAGATAAAGGAGGAAAAATTAGATTGCGGATTCTGTCTTGATTTTGTCAGACATCATGAAGCCGGAGGGATAGCCACTTTTATTGGTACAGTTAGAAATCAAACCAATGGCAAAACTGTTGAACGTCTTGAATTTGAGTCTTATATTCCAATGGCAGAAAAAGAAATGCTTAAAATTGCTCAATTTATTGAATCAAAATGGGATGCCCATAATATCTGCATACATCATAGAATTGGGGTTTTGGAAGTCGGGGAAACGGCAGTAGTAATTGCTATTTCAACTCCACACAGAAAAGCCGCATTCGAAGCATGTCAATACGCTATAGATACATTAAAAGAAAACGTTCCAATCTGGAAAAAAGAGTTCTTTGAAGATGGTGAAGTATGGGTAGCTACACACCCTTAA
- the moeB gene encoding molybdopterin-synthase adenylyltransferase MoeB: MSLSKDEILRYSRQIILPEFGRESQEKLKNSSVLVVGAGGLGTPLLMYLAAAGIGTIGIVDFDIVDVSNLHRQVLYGTSDLGKKKSRQAIKKLKDNNPHINYKIFDEKLSSDNALRIFQNFDVIADGTDNFPTRYLVNDACVLTGKVNVFASIFQFEGQLSVFNYMGGPNYRDLFPKPPLPGIVPNCADGGVLGVLPGILGTMQALEVIKVLSGIGEPLSGKLLLVETKDMEFRKINIQKDTDNPISGKKPLIKELIDYEEFCGLKSKKMKSIDVQEFKKWKENNKEYQLFDVREINEHTLSNLGGQHLPMSEIQNSYKEIPKSGKVILYCKSGQRSATIIKFLSEKYAYDNLINLEGGITAWKNHFDPDLIIA, encoded by the coding sequence ATGTCGCTTTCAAAGGATGAGATATTACGTTATTCTAGACAAATTATTTTGCCTGAATTTGGCAGGGAATCCCAGGAAAAATTAAAAAATTCCAGCGTTCTGGTCGTTGGTGCCGGTGGCTTAGGCACTCCTCTTTTGATGTATTTAGCAGCAGCAGGAATTGGGACAATTGGAATCGTAGATTTTGACATTGTCGATGTTTCCAATCTTCACAGACAAGTTCTTTACGGCACTTCTGATCTTGGGAAAAAGAAAAGCAGGCAAGCCATAAAAAAGCTAAAAGACAATAATCCACATATAAATTATAAGATTTTCGATGAAAAACTGAGCTCAGATAATGCCTTGAGAATCTTTCAAAATTTCGATGTGATTGCCGATGGAACAGATAATTTTCCAACGAGATATCTTGTTAATGATGCTTGTGTTTTAACAGGTAAGGTAAATGTCTTTGCTTCTATTTTTCAGTTTGAAGGTCAATTGAGTGTTTTTAATTACATGGGAGGTCCAAATTATAGGGATTTGTTTCCTAAGCCGCCACTTCCCGGAATCGTACCAAACTGTGCTGATGGTGGTGTTTTGGGCGTCTTGCCGGGGATACTTGGAACCATGCAGGCACTAGAAGTTATTAAGGTGCTATCGGGCATTGGAGAACCACTATCGGGCAAACTTCTTTTGGTTGAAACCAAAGACATGGAATTCAGGAAAATAAATATTCAAAAAGACACCGACAATCCAATCAGCGGAAAGAAACCTCTTATAAAAGAACTCATCGACTATGAGGAATTTTGTGGATTAAAGTCAAAAAAAATGAAAAGCATTGATGTTCAAGAATTTAAAAAATGGAAGGAGAATAATAAAGAATATCAACTCTTCGATGTTAGGGAAATTAATGAGCATACACTTTCCAATCTCGGAGGACAACACCTTCCGATGTCGGAAATTCAAAATAGTTACAAAGAGATACCTAAGTCTGGCAAAGTCATACTCTACTGCAAAAGCGGTCAGAGAAGTGCAACGATTATCAAATTTTTAAGTGAGAAATACGCTTATGATAATCTAATTAACCTTGAAGGAGGAATAACGGCATGGAAAAATCATTTCGATCCTGATCTGATAATTGCCTGA
- the moaC gene encoding cyclic pyranopterin monophosphate synthase MoaC has protein sequence MSKDFTHLNKSGDPKMVDVTEKSETYRMAVAQSLISIDQEIINRLENDEIHTKKGPVFQTAIIAGIQAAKKTSDLIPLCHPLQLDNCEVEIKINDQKMIEIRCSTKIKAKTGVEMEALTGASIAALTIYDMCKGFSQNIQIKQTMLIEKTGGKSDFKRA, from the coding sequence ATGTCAAAGGATTTTACACATTTGAACAAAAGCGGAGATCCCAAAATGGTGGATGTCACCGAAAAAAGTGAAACCTACAGAATGGCGGTGGCCCAATCACTGATAAGCATTGATCAGGAAATAATTAACAGGCTTGAAAATGACGAGATTCACACCAAAAAAGGACCTGTATTTCAAACGGCTATTATCGCGGGAATCCAGGCGGCCAAGAAAACCAGCGATTTAATACCACTTTGTCACCCTCTTCAATTGGATAACTGTGAGGTGGAAATTAAAATAAATGATCAGAAAATGATCGAAATAAGGTGTTCAACCAAAATAAAGGCAAAGACTGGAGTAGAAATGGAAGCATTAACAGGTGCCAGTATTGCCGCACTTACTATATACGATATGTGCAAAGGCTTTTCTCAGAATATTCAGATAAAACAAACCATGCTGATTGAAAAAACAGGAGGTAAAAGTGACTTCAAAAGAGCATAA
- a CDS encoding TOBE domain-containing protein produces the protein MNRFKSIIEEVESEGSMSLVKLKSGNNFFTSIVLDNPQNSNYLFIGNEIEILFKETEVIIDTNTNHNSSLRNRILGNIEKIEHTAILSKIVLKTEVGTITSIITRGSAERLNLKIDDTVFAMIKTNEIILSH, from the coding sequence ATGAATCGTTTTAAATCGATAATTGAAGAAGTTGAATCGGAAGGATCCATGAGTCTGGTCAAATTGAAATCGGGAAATAACTTTTTTACAAGTATTGTTTTAGACAATCCCCAGAACTCAAATTATCTTTTCATAGGCAATGAAATAGAAATATTATTTAAAGAAACTGAAGTAATTATTGACACAAATACAAATCATAACAGCAGTTTAAGAAACCGCATTTTAGGAAATATTGAAAAAATAGAACATACTGCCATACTTTCGAAAATAGTTCTTAAAACAGAGGTGGGTACTATTACCTCTATAATCACCAGGGGTTCAGCCGAAAGACTAAATCTTAAGATTGACGATACGGTTTTCGCCATGATTAAAACCAATGAAATTATTTTATCGCATTGA
- the moaA gene encoding GTP 3',8-cyclase MoaA yields the protein MPLSLFDNHGRRINYLRIAVTDRCNLRCFYCMPENGIQYVKRTDLMSFEELLRTIHVFASAGISKLRITGGEPFARKNIIDFLKEASKIQNVEQIHITSNGTFDNDVIDELRRIGIKSLNLSLDSLDKERFYQITRKNLFEKVYSNYLELLKSKIDVKVNMVVMDGKNIEDIYPMLELAKKDKVSIRFIEEMPFNGTDGRGNASFWPMKKILDFIQSEYEIQKIPDPEYSTSYNYRIKGFKGSFGIIAAYTRTFCGTCNRIRITPQGDLRTCLYGNGVLNIRDLLRSEIEDEDLLKHLKVVLNQRAKNGFEAEKHIRRVNQSFESMASIGG from the coding sequence ATTCCATTGAGTCTTTTTGATAATCACGGTCGTAGAATAAACTATTTGAGAATAGCTGTTACAGATCGATGCAATCTGCGATGCTTTTATTGTATGCCTGAAAATGGAATTCAATATGTGAAACGCACAGATTTAATGTCATTTGAAGAGTTGTTAAGGACAATTCATGTATTTGCTTCAGCCGGTATTTCAAAACTTCGCATTACCGGAGGAGAACCTTTTGCCAGGAAGAATATCATTGACTTTCTAAAAGAGGCTTCCAAAATTCAGAATGTAGAACAAATTCACATTACATCAAATGGGACTTTTGATAATGATGTTATTGATGAACTCCGTCGAATAGGAATAAAATCTCTAAACCTCAGTCTTGATAGTCTTGACAAGGAAAGATTTTATCAAATAACAAGAAAAAATCTATTCGAAAAAGTTTATTCAAATTACCTGGAATTATTAAAATCAAAAATTGATGTGAAAGTCAATATGGTGGTCATGGACGGGAAGAATATTGAAGATATTTATCCCATGCTTGAACTTGCAAAAAAAGACAAGGTATCAATTCGTTTTATTGAAGAAATGCCATTTAACGGAACCGATGGCAGAGGAAATGCATCATTCTGGCCGATGAAGAAAATTCTCGATTTTATCCAATCCGAATACGAGATCCAAAAAATTCCGGATCCTGAATATTCTACATCCTACAATTATAGGATTAAGGGGTTCAAAGGTAGTTTTGGAATAATCGCCGCCTATACCAGGACTTTTTGTGGAACTTGTAATCGGATACGAATCACACCTCAAGGCGATTTACGTACATGTTTGTATGGCAATGGTGTATTAAATATTCGAGACCTTTTAAGAAGCGAGATCGAAGATGAAGATTTACTAAAACATTTAAAAGTGGTCTTAAATCAAAGGGCTAAAAATGGATTTGAAGCTGAGAAACATATCAGAAGAGTCAATCAATCTTTTGAATCCATGGCAAGCATAGGAGGATAA
- a CDS encoding NTP transferase domain-containing protein, with product MDADHGEGEKALDFNLTYTDKISHHQVNFKSDYSEFELRSQFLDLDLLLINGNHFLGDKQIVIINEKKKESLSRKLDRLKNVVAFVFAEGETEIYDFLKEAIKDWKSIPTFKIRWIEGIATLIRGIEETKRPKLKGLVLAGGKSLRMGKDKTKIDYHGKPQNEYIYELISGFCEETYLSVAQKSDSKLPQIEDKITGLGPYSGIVSAFIHDPNAAWLVLATDIPLLNKETINQLVGNRNTSKYATCFHNPETNFPEPLITIWEPRSYPRLLNFLSLGFSCPRKALINSDVEELEIENKEHLFNANTPEEMAKIRSKIDSSK from the coding sequence ATGGATGCGGATCATGGGGAAGGTGAAAAAGCCCTGGACTTCAATTTGACTTACACCGATAAAATCTCTCATCATCAGGTCAATTTCAAAAGTGATTATTCGGAATTCGAACTGCGCTCGCAATTTCTGGATCTTGACCTCTTATTGATTAATGGAAATCATTTTTTGGGTGATAAGCAAATTGTCATAATCAATGAAAAGAAAAAAGAGTCGCTAAGCCGTAAACTAGACCGACTTAAAAATGTAGTAGCTTTTGTGTTTGCTGAAGGAGAGACTGAGATATATGATTTCCTGAAAGAAGCGATCAAAGACTGGAAAAGTATTCCAACATTTAAAATTAGGTGGATTGAAGGAATTGCAACGTTAATCAGAGGAATAGAAGAAACAAAGAGACCCAAATTAAAAGGCCTTGTATTGGCAGGAGGAAAGAGTTTGAGAATGGGTAAAGACAAAACAAAGATCGATTACCATGGCAAACCTCAAAACGAATATATCTATGAATTAATTTCGGGTTTTTGTGAAGAAACCTATTTATCTGTGGCCCAAAAATCTGATTCAAAACTTCCTCAGATAGAAGATAAAATCACAGGATTGGGACCTTATTCAGGAATTGTTTCTGCGTTTATACATGATCCGAATGCCGCATGGCTTGTTTTAGCGACAGACATTCCATTGCTTAATAAAGAGACGATCAATCAGCTGGTAGGTAATAGAAACACTTCAAAATACGCCACTTGTTTTCACAATCCTGAGACCAATTTTCCCGAACCGCTGATCACCATTTGGGAACCGAGATCTTATCCGCGCCTATTAAACTTTCTATCGCTTGGATTCTCATGTCCGAGAAAAGCATTAATCAATTCAGATGTTGAGGAGTTGGAGATTGAGAATAAGGAACATTTATTCAATGCCAATACACCTGAGGAAATGGCAAAAATCCGATCAAAAATAGATTCTTCAAAGTAA
- a CDS encoding ABC transporter ATP-binding protein yields the protein MKTYFRLLGFAPSIKKYIPIYFLFSLLYIVFSQFNFILIMPLLDLLFGKVQSTPAELIEPGAFEFSIEYLKNSFNYYLKNIIIESGAFEALKVICLVVIAATFLSNVFRYLSQRLVETIRASIVRNIRERVYNHTISLNIGFFTNERKGDIISRITTDIQEIENRLTSTISVIIKDPLMLLGYFFILFSLSIKLTLFSLIIIPVMGGMIGVLVKQLKKDSQNTQNSLSRLISMMDETFSGLRVIKAFNATGFIKKNFKKENDYYAHKVRRMNVKKELASPTSEFLGVLLVSGILLIGGYFVLADQSSLSASEFIAYLAVFSQVMRPAKSITEAFSSVQRSLVAGDRVIELMEKKNPIVESDNPVFIKDFNDKIELKNINFYYGEKQVLKNINFEVKKGKMVALVGPSGGGKSTLADLIPRFADPKSGQILVDGYELKEIDIQSLRNLMGIVTQEAILFNDSIFNNISFGIEASEEAVIRAAKIANAHDFIMATEDGYNTTIGDRGMRLSGGQRQRISIARAVLKNPPILILDEATSALDTESERMVQEALNKLMMNRTSLVIAHRLSTIQEADEIIVLQEGEIIERGNHFDLIENKHGLYTRLKQMQSLN from the coding sequence ATGAAAACTTATTTCAGATTATTAGGTTTTGCCCCTTCGATAAAGAAGTACATACCAATCTACTTTCTTTTCTCACTACTGTATATTGTTTTCAGTCAATTTAATTTTATTCTGATCATGCCCCTTTTGGATCTATTATTTGGAAAGGTCCAATCCACACCTGCAGAACTCATCGAACCGGGGGCATTTGAATTTTCTATTGAGTACTTAAAAAATTCATTTAATTATTATCTCAAAAATATAATTATAGAAAGCGGTGCTTTTGAGGCTTTAAAGGTTATTTGCCTTGTAGTAATTGCAGCTACTTTTCTCAGCAATGTGTTTCGGTATTTATCGCAAAGACTGGTTGAAACCATTCGCGCTTCAATCGTTAGAAACATCAGAGAAAGGGTATATAATCATACGATTTCACTCAATATTGGATTTTTCACAAATGAGCGAAAGGGAGATATAATTTCACGAATAACCACCGATATACAAGAGATCGAAAACAGATTAACCAGTACAATATCAGTCATTATCAAAGATCCATTAATGCTTTTGGGTTATTTCTTTATTCTGTTCTCACTATCAATTAAACTCACACTGTTTTCTCTAATTATTATACCGGTCATGGGTGGGATGATTGGCGTATTGGTAAAACAGCTCAAAAAAGATTCACAAAACACCCAAAATTCATTAAGTCGCTTAATTAGTATGATGGATGAAACCTTTTCAGGCTTAAGGGTTATAAAAGCATTTAACGCGACGGGGTTTATTAAAAAGAACTTCAAAAAAGAAAATGACTATTATGCTCACAAAGTCAGAAGAATGAATGTGAAAAAAGAACTGGCGAGTCCAACTTCAGAATTTTTAGGCGTTCTTTTGGTATCAGGTATATTACTTATAGGTGGGTATTTTGTTTTGGCAGATCAAAGTTCATTAAGCGCCTCCGAATTTATCGCATATCTGGCTGTATTTTCTCAAGTTATGCGTCCTGCAAAATCAATAACCGAGGCATTTAGTTCAGTTCAAAGAAGTTTGGTTGCCGGTGATCGTGTGATTGAATTGATGGAAAAGAAGAATCCAATTGTTGAATCGGATAATCCTGTTTTTATAAAAGATTTTAATGACAAAATAGAATTAAAAAATATCAATTTTTACTACGGTGAAAAGCAGGTATTGAAAAACATAAACTTCGAAGTCAAAAAAGGCAAGATGGTCGCGCTTGTTGGGCCTTCCGGTGGTGGTAAGTCTACATTGGCCGATCTAATTCCCCGTTTTGCAGATCCTAAAAGTGGTCAAATCCTGGTTGACGGCTATGAATTAAAAGAAATTGACATCCAATCGCTCAGAAATCTAATGGGCATTGTTACACAGGAGGCGATTTTATTTAATGACAGTATTTTCAACAATATATCATTTGGAATAGAAGCCAGTGAAGAAGCGGTCATTCGGGCTGCAAAAATTGCCAATGCACATGATTTTATCATGGCGACTGAAGACGGCTACAATACCACAATTGGCGATCGCGGTATGCGACTTTCCGGCGGACAAAGACAACGCATAAGTATTGCGAGAGCAGTGCTTAAAAACCCTCCCATACTTATTTTAGATGAAGCCACTTCTGCTCTGGATACCGAATCTGAAAGAATGGTTCAAGAGGCATTAAATAAATTGATGATGAATCGAACTTCATTGGTAATTGCCCATCGTTTAAGTACCATTCAGGAAGCCGATGAAATTATAGTTCTTCAGGAAGGTGAAATCATCGAAAGAGGTAATCATTTTGATCTGATTGAAAATAAACACGGGTTATATACGCGATTAAAGCAAATGCAAAGCCTCAACTGA
- the modA gene encoding molybdate ABC transporter substrate-binding protein: MDHRFYSFLAIVINGILFISCEKTEEKYLSIAVSSNAQFVVKALVEEFEITEDVNIEIISSSSGKLAAQILQGAPYDIFISADRYYPDFIYGKYANCLPPKNYAKGSLILWSTVLSEKISLEQLKSESIENIAIANPQLAPYGKATVEFLQAINQYETLKSKLVIGENISQTALFIQSGAVQAGFTARSLMYGSSFKNESNYLEIDTSLHSPIVQAFIVLKPDTISNRFANFILSNDGRKILSEFGYFRP, from the coding sequence ATGGATCATCGGTTTTATTCTTTTCTCGCCATTGTAATCAACGGCATATTATTCATTTCATGCGAGAAGACAGAAGAAAAATATTTGAGCATAGCTGTATCTTCAAACGCACAGTTTGTCGTAAAAGCCTTGGTGGAAGAATTCGAGATAACTGAAGATGTAAATATTGAGATAATAAGTTCGTCCAGTGGAAAACTCGCCGCTCAAATATTACAGGGGGCGCCATACGATATATTTATTTCTGCCGACCGGTATTATCCCGATTTCATTTACGGAAAGTATGCCAATTGCCTGCCTCCAAAAAATTACGCGAAGGGGAGTTTGATATTATGGTCAACTGTCCTAAGTGAAAAAATAAGCTTGGAACAATTAAAATCCGAAAGCATCGAAAATATTGCAATCGCCAATCCGCAACTTGCACCTTATGGAAAAGCCACTGTAGAATTTTTACAAGCTATTAATCAATACGAAACACTAAAAAGTAAATTAGTGATTGGAGAAAATATTTCGCAAACGGCTTTATTTATACAAAGTGGAGCTGTACAGGCTGGATTTACTGCGAGATCATTAATGTATGGTTCCTCATTTAAAAACGAATCCAATTATTTAGAAATTGATACAAGTCTTCATTCTCCAATTGTTCAGGCTTTTATTGTTCTTAAACCAGATACTATTTCCAATCGCTTTGCCAATTTTATTCTTTCAAATGATGGCCGCAAAATTCTATCAGAATTTGGTTATTTTCGACCATAA
- a CDS encoding ATP-binding cassette domain-containing protein, giving the protein MININVKKQLNSSEGKLELKVNFNISKGQLLCLFGASGSGKTSILRMICGLMKPDEGQIIKGEQILFDSEKKINMAVQKRKIGFLSQDYSLFPNMSVVENLKYGLDKGVNPILVNSTLDLLGLKGLEKQKPNQLSGGQKQRLALGRSIVNKPDLLLLDEPLSALDGKMRSELQSYILKIHKEFDLSMVLVTHDVSEILKLSDVVHILENGKIIRSGTAEEVFLKNKISAKYQFTGEIVNIEKQGFISILHVQVGQNLIKAVCENSEEDFKLGDKVSLASKAFNPIVSKILRP; this is encoded by the coding sequence ATGATAAATATCAATGTCAAAAAGCAATTGAATTCTTCTGAAGGAAAACTTGAATTGAAGGTGAATTTCAATATCAGCAAAGGCCAACTACTTTGTCTTTTTGGAGCATCGGGTTCAGGAAAAACCTCTATCCTGCGAATGATATGTGGACTAATGAAACCCGATGAAGGGCAAATTATAAAAGGAGAACAAATTTTATTTGACTCCGAAAAGAAAATAAATATGGCCGTCCAAAAAAGGAAAATTGGATTTCTCTCCCAGGACTATTCCTTGTTTCCCAATATGTCGGTTGTTGAAAATTTAAAATACGGTTTGGATAAAGGCGTAAATCCAATTCTTGTTAACTCAACCCTGGATTTACTGGGCTTAAAAGGGCTTGAAAAGCAAAAACCTAATCAACTTTCCGGAGGTCAAAAACAACGGCTTGCTTTGGGGCGAAGCATTGTCAATAAGCCTGATCTATTACTTTTGGATGAACCTCTATCTGCTCTTGATGGAAAGATGCGCAGTGAATTGCAGTCTTATATATTAAAAATTCATAAGGAGTTTGATCTAAGCATGGTGTTGGTGACACACGATGTATCGGAAATTCTAAAACTTTCCGATGTTGTTCATATTCTGGAAAATGGGAAAATAATTCGTTCCGGAACAGCAGAAGAAGTCTTTCTTAAGAATAAAATCAGCGCCAAATATCAATTTACCGGCGAAATTGTCAACATCGAAAAGCAGGGTTTTATTTCCATTCTGCATGTACAGGTTGGGCAAAATTTGATAAAAGCTGTTTGTGAAAATAGCGAAGAAGACTTTAAACTTGGCGATAAGGTTAGTTTAGCATCAAAGGCATTCAATCCCATTGTAAGCAAAATTCTAAGGCCATAA